GTTCCTCGGGCTCCCCGTGCTCGGCAAACTGGACGACCTCCCGCGGGTCCTCGACACGTACCGCATCAATGAGGTCATCATCGCCATGCCGTCCGAGGCCGGCAGCGTCATCCGCCGCGTCGTCGAGCACACGCGCCACGCCGACATCGACCACCGCATCATCCCGGGCGTGTACGAGTTCCTCAGCGGGCAGGTGGCGATCTCACAGATCCGCAAGGTCAACCTCGAAGACCTCCTCCGCCGCGAGCCCGTCCGGCTCGACGTGAGCGACATCCGCGGCTACGTCGAGGGCCGCGTCGTCCTCGTGACGGGGGCGGGCGGGTCGATTGGCTCCGAGATCGTCCGGCAGGTCGCCCGCTTCGGGGCGCGCCGCGTGCTCCTGCTCGGGCGCGGCGAGAACAGCATCTACCAGATCCTCGGGGAGTGCCGGCGGAAGTGGCCCGACCTCGACGTCCGCCCGCTCATCTGCGACGTCCGCGACCGCGAGCGGCTCAGCCACCTCTTCGAGCAGCACCACCCCGAGGTGGTCTTCCACGCCGCCGCGCACAAGCACGTCCCGCTGATGGAGGGGAACCCCGACGAGGCCGTGCTCAACAACGTCGGTGGCACGCTGAACCTCGCCGACCTCGCCCTCGCCCACGGCGTCGAGCGCTTCGTCAATATCTCGACCGATAAGGCCGTCAACCCTACGTCCGTGATGGGCGCGACGAAGCGCGTGGCCGAGTACGTCGTCGGCCGGGCGGCGAACTACGCCGAGCCGGGGCACAGCTTCGTCTCGGTCCGGTTCGGGAACGTGCTCGGGAGCCGCGGCAGCGTCGTCCCCCTCTTCAAGCAGCAGATCGCCGACGGCGGCCCGGTGACGGTCACGGACCCCGAGATGAAGCGGTACTTCATGACGATCCCGGAGGCCGCGCAACTCGTGCTGCAGGCGGGCGGGCTCGGGACGAACGGCCGCGTCTACGTGCTCGACATGGGCGAGCCGGTGAAGATCGTCGACCTCGCGCGCGACCTCATCCACCTCTCCGGCTTCGAACCGGACGTCGACATCCCGATCGTCTTCAACGGCATCCGGCCGGGCGAGAAGCTCTTTGAAGAGCTGCTCACGGCCGAGGAGGGGACGGACTCGTCGCGGCACGAGAAGATCTTCGTCGCGCGCAAACAGGCCGTCGAGGGGGGCGCGCTCGACGAACACCTGACCGTGCTCTTCGACGCTGCGCACAGCCGGGACCCGCTCGCGATCATGGAAGCCCTCGCCGCCATCGTCCCGACCCACATGCTCCCGATTCCGAACCGCTCCACCAACTCCGGCGACGGCGCCTCCGGCGACGGCGCGGCGGAGCCGGAACTGCTCGCATCCCCGACCCTAAGGGCCTGAGCCCGACCGAGCACGCCTAGGAACGACGGGCCCGCCTTCCACCGAGGCGGGCCCGTCTTCGTCTGTTCGAGTGCGATGCGGTGCGGTGCGTGAGAATATGGGCGGATCCGCCCATGCGGCGGGGGCAGCGGCCAGGATAACATGGCTCCGACCCTGAACGTGCGGGTCGGGTGTCCCCTTGCGCGAGGCCCCGCCCGCTCTCTTTCCACCGCGCATCACGCTGAAATCGAATGA
This genomic interval from Rhodothermales bacterium contains the following:
- a CDS encoding nucleoside-diphosphate sugar epimerase/dehydratase translates to MGNRRRVWIKYGVDLVLWVLATPLAFLLRLEADAVAYVDGMVVLLLIGLPVKALAVYAMHLPWRSWYKVGLRDLSTLLQGVAVVTVFLMGVAVFLSPVVTIPRSVPLLEAMLAVLFLSFARMATRMLSETQRRHVAGKRKDVRQVLIVGAGESGTMIAREMLRHPESGLRPVGFADDDPGKQKKRFLGLPVLGKLDDLPRVLDTYRINEVIIAMPSEAGSVIRRVVEHTRHADIDHRIIPGVYEFLSGQVAISQIRKVNLEDLLRREPVRLDVSDIRGYVEGRVVLVTGAGGSIGSEIVRQVARFGARRVLLLGRGENSIYQILGECRRKWPDLDVRPLICDVRDRERLSHLFEQHHPEVVFHAAAHKHVPLMEGNPDEAVLNNVGGTLNLADLALAHGVERFVNISTDKAVNPTSVMGATKRVAEYVVGRAANYAEPGHSFVSVRFGNVLGSRGSVVPLFKQQIADGGPVTVTDPEMKRYFMTIPEAAQLVLQAGGLGTNGRVYVLDMGEPVKIVDLARDLIHLSGFEPDVDIPIVFNGIRPGEKLFEELLTAEEGTDSSRHEKIFVARKQAVEGGALDEHLTVLFDAAHSRDPLAIMEALAAIVPTHMLPIPNRSTNSGDGASGDGAAEPELLASPTLRA